In a genomic window of Methanoregula sp. UBA64:
- a CDS encoding methyl-accepting chemotaxis protein — MSQSETTRDNFSREAINKMRIGLSAIREINSSVKLLSLNARIEAARAGDAGRGFAVVSEEMKRLSDGIQLTAEKLDGEISSTEQEMNEAETSARGNRLSDLAFNAIEILDRNLYERTADVRWWATESAFVDACAESENEEKARLAVKRMDIILKNYTIYKELVMVDLNGRILANGRPEQFPLQGRDVSAEPWFRGAAATANGLEYFVADIGPCSLTKDNAVIYAAAIREGGMTTGRVTGVLAVIFDWSQAEYIVKNVRLSEAERAGSRVILFNGSGRVIAASDGRGVLSEDVSLIGGIKRALAGEKGFTIESHHGKKTIIAYACTPGYETYRGLGWGCAILIPA, encoded by the coding sequence ATGTCGCAGTCGGAGACAACCCGGGACAATTTTTCCCGCGAAGCCATCAACAAGATGAGGATCGGGTTATCCGCGATCCGTGAGATCAACTCCTCGGTCAAACTTCTCTCCTTAAATGCCCGGATCGAGGCAGCACGGGCCGGGGATGCCGGCCGGGGTTTTGCAGTGGTCTCCGAGGAGATGAAGCGTTTAAGCGACGGGATCCAGCTGACCGCAGAAAAACTGGACGGCGAGATCAGCAGCACCGAGCAGGAGATGAATGAAGCGGAAACCTCCGCCCGGGGCAACCGGTTGAGCGACCTGGCGTTCAATGCGATCGAGATCCTCGACCGCAACCTGTACGAACGCACTGCCGATGTCCGCTGGTGGGCTACCGAGTCCGCATTTGTCGATGCCTGTGCCGAAAGCGAAAACGAGGAAAAGGCCCGGCTTGCGGTAAAACGCATGGACATCATCCTTAAGAATTACACGATCTACAAGGAACTCGTGATGGTGGACCTCAACGGACGGATCCTTGCAAACGGCCGGCCCGAACAGTTCCCTCTCCAAGGACGGGATGTCTCTGCCGAACCCTGGTTCCGGGGCGCTGCAGCAACCGCGAACGGCTTAGAATATTTTGTAGCAGATATCGGCCCCTGCTCCCTGACAAAGGATAATGCCGTGATCTATGCGGCCGCGATCCGGGAAGGCGGCATGACCACCGGGCGGGTCACGGGCGTGCTCGCGGTGATCTTTGACTGGAGCCAGGCAGAATACATTGTAAAGAACGTCCGGCTGAGCGAGGCCGAACGGGCCGGCTCAAGGGTTATCCTCTTTAACGGGAGCGGCAGGGTGATCGCTGCAAGCGACGGGAGGGGCGTGCTCTCCGAAGATGTCTCGCTCATTGGCGGGATAAAACGGGCGCTTGCCGGGGAAAAAGGTTTCACGATAGAATCCCACCACGGCAAAAAGACAATCATTGCGTACGCGTGCACGCCGGGATACGAAACCTACCGCGGCCTTGGCTGGGGCTGCGCCATCCTGATCCCTGCATAA
- a CDS encoding ATP-grasp domain-containing protein — protein sequence MKVLLAEYTASRDPALAPEGKAMLDVLNKSFAACGYEVVLPGPGDFSAEIARLAPACDMGLVIAPDAMLAKFSLPIEQHSHSLGCGSMNAAVCANKRSTEKILRAHGIPVPGPAPAEGKHIVKPVTGCDALGVRLTTDAPGKDEIAQEYITGELYSVSLVLSRVVGEACLYFSGNPPLVLSVNRQDVVANSDGTFTYRGGETPVHPAREQEIVETAKKAATVLGCQGYCGVDVIVADKVYVLDVNPRITTSIVGIAACMGEEIAALLVSASEGATPSAVHFHGRIRFDRYGKVTPA from the coding sequence ATGAAAGTCCTGCTAGCCGAGTACACTGCCTCGCGCGACCCGGCGCTCGCGCCCGAGGGCAAGGCAATGCTCGATGTTCTCAACAAAAGTTTTGCCGCGTGCGGGTACGAAGTCGTGCTCCCGGGGCCCGGTGATTTTTCTGCCGAGATCGCCCGGCTCGCCCCGGCCTGCGACATGGGCCTTGTGATCGCCCCCGACGCCATGCTCGCAAAGTTCTCTCTTCCCATAGAACAGCACAGCCACTCGCTCGGGTGCGGCAGCATGAATGCGGCGGTCTGCGCCAACAAACGGTCCACGGAAAAGATCCTGCGGGCCCACGGCATTCCCGTCCCGGGACCGGCTCCCGCAGAGGGGAAACATATCGTAAAACCGGTCACCGGCTGCGATGCTCTCGGCGTGCGGCTGACAACGGATGCCCCGGGAAAGGACGAGATCGCGCAGGAATATATTACCGGCGAGCTCTACTCGGTCAGCCTTGTGTTGAGCCGGGTAGTGGGCGAGGCCTGCCTGTACTTCTCCGGCAACCCGCCGCTGGTGCTCTCGGTCAACCGGCAGGACGTTGTGGCGAACAGTGACGGCACGTTTACGTACCGCGGCGGCGAGACCCCCGTCCACCCGGCCCGGGAGCAGGAGATCGTGGAAACCGCAAAGAAGGCAGCCACCGTGCTCGGCTGCCAGGGCTACTGCGGTGTCGATGTTATCGTTGCGGACAAAGTGTACGTGCTCGATGTCAATCCGCGGATCACGACAAGCATTGTCGGGATCGCGGCCTGCATGGGCGAGGAGATTGCCGCGCTGCTGGTGAGTGCATCGGAAGGAGCAACGCCGTCCGCGGTCCACTTCCACGGCAGGATCCGGTTCGACCGGTACGGGAAGGTCACACCGGCATGA
- a CDS encoding V4R domain-containing protein, with protein MSTSNRRYVFSWDLLGDLIEGRPNLGPTTRLEAYRLMQYTFRDILEQEYGTAKADEIFYRAGLLAGREFCKHVIGRQDDFNGFVRRLQEALHELNIGLLRIEKADLEHGSFVMTVSEDLDCSGLPETGYGVCTYDEGFIAGVMEEYTGRPYDVHETDCWCTGDRTCRFSVNLRSC; from the coding sequence ATGAGCACCAGCAACAGAAGATATGTTTTTTCCTGGGATCTTCTTGGCGACCTTATAGAGGGACGGCCGAATCTGGGACCCACCACGCGCCTTGAAGCCTACCGTCTCATGCAGTATACGTTTCGCGACATCCTCGAACAGGAGTACGGTACCGCAAAGGCAGACGAGATATTTTACCGGGCCGGGCTGCTTGCCGGCCGGGAATTCTGCAAGCATGTCATTGGCAGGCAGGACGATTTTAACGGGTTTGTACGGAGACTCCAGGAAGCCCTCCATGAATTGAACATCGGCCTCTTACGGATCGAAAAGGCTGACCTGGAACATGGCTCGTTTGTCATGACCGTATCAGAGGACCTCGACTGCTCGGGCCTGCCGGAGACCGGGTATGGCGTCTGTACATACGACGAGGGATTCATTGCCGGGGTTATGGAGGAATATACCGGCAGGCCGTACGATGTGCACGAGACCGACTGCTGGTGCACCGGCGACCGCACCTGCAGGTTCAGCGTAAACCTGCGGTCCTGCTAG
- the surE gene encoding 5'/3'-nucleotidase SurE: MKPAILLTNDDGVNSLGIWAAYEALTPIADVTVVAPATQQSAVGRSISIFEPIRANRIKINGVHAWAVAGKPTDAVIIGLYALKLAPALVVSGINIGENLSYESVMTSGTMGAALEASNQGTKGIAFSLQVEDQGDKFDDPGQSAQSFTEAKKVVRDVVSRVLAQGFCPHADVINVNIPSEVRGGYEVTKLARKLFKTGVEKRLDPRGRPYFWINGPLLDDAEDGTDVHAVRKGNVSVTPITLDCTAYAAEDEAREIFRE, translated from the coding sequence ATGAAGCCCGCGATCCTCCTCACCAACGATGACGGCGTAAATTCCCTCGGTATCTGGGCGGCCTACGAGGCCCTCACCCCGATAGCGGACGTGACGGTTGTCGCCCCCGCCACCCAGCAGAGCGCGGTCGGCCGCTCGATCTCGATCTTTGAACCGATCCGGGCAAACCGGATAAAAATCAACGGTGTCCATGCATGGGCGGTGGCGGGGAAACCCACCGATGCGGTGATCATCGGCCTCTATGCGCTCAAACTCGCGCCGGCGCTTGTCGTGAGCGGGATAAACATCGGCGAGAACCTCTCGTACGAATCGGTCATGACCTCGGGCACGATGGGCGCGGCGCTCGAAGCGTCCAACCAGGGAACAAAAGGCATCGCGTTCTCGCTCCAGGTGGAGGACCAGGGGGACAAGTTCGACGATCCGGGCCAGTCTGCGCAGAGTTTTACTGAGGCAAAAAAAGTGGTGCGGGACGTGGTAAGCCGGGTGCTCGCGCAGGGTTTTTGCCCGCACGCGGATGTGATCAACGTGAATATCCCATCCGAAGTCCGGGGCGGGTACGAGGTGACAAAGCTCGCCCGCAAGCTCTTTAAGACCGGTGTGGAAAAACGGCTCGATCCCCGGGGCCGGCCGTATTTCTGGATCAACGGCCCGCTCCTTGACGATGCAGAGGACGGGACCGATGTGCATGCGGTCCGGAAAGGAAATGTCTCGGTTACTCCCATCACCCTCGACTGTACCGCATATGCTGCGGAGGACGAGGCCCGGGAGATTTTCCGGGAATAA
- a CDS encoding hydantoinase/oxoprolinase family protein, whose protein sequence is MIGIDVGGANLKVVDEAGVHIHYCPLWTGAPIPDLLRQYAGKGDGTAAVVMSGELADCFSDKMEGISFIAGAVREVFPTARFYGTDARFHDGPVPALAAANWLASADFLREQYPDAVLLDIGSTTADIIPLNRFPALLGLTDLLRLQKGYLVYTGMLRTPVATLVSSVTVNGVPTPVSTEYFAASADAHLVLGHISPGEYTCDAPDGKEKTREASLRRLARVVCADLSEIGEEGALAVASAFWNRQRTMIQTAVARAQEESGASRVIVAGIGAGIFAKACSGTDLNAALGPSADALPAYAVREVAVRNPGN, encoded by the coding sequence ATGATCGGGATCGATGTCGGCGGTGCGAACCTCAAGGTCGTGGACGAGGCCGGCGTTCACATCCACTACTGCCCGCTCTGGACCGGGGCCCCGATACCGGACCTGCTCCGGCAGTATGCCGGGAAGGGAGACGGGACTGCTGCGGTCGTGATGAGCGGGGAGCTCGCCGACTGTTTTTCGGACAAAATGGAAGGCATCTCCTTTATTGCCGGTGCGGTCAGGGAAGTATTCCCCACGGCCCGGTTCTACGGTACCGATGCCCGGTTCCATGACGGCCCGGTGCCGGCGCTTGCCGCGGCAAACTGGCTTGCGTCCGCAGATTTCCTTCGGGAACAGTACCCGGATGCAGTCCTGCTCGATATCGGGAGCACGACCGCAGATATCATACCGCTCAACCGGTTCCCTGCGCTCTTGGGCCTGACCGATCTTCTCCGTCTCCAGAAAGGGTACCTGGTCTATACCGGCATGCTCCGGACACCGGTTGCAACCCTTGTCTCATCGGTGACCGTAAACGGCGTCCCGACACCGGTCAGCACCGAGTATTTCGCCGCGAGCGCCGATGCCCACCTTGTCCTTGGCCATATCTCTCCCGGCGAATACACCTGCGATGCACCGGATGGGAAAGAGAAGACCCGTGAGGCTTCGCTGCGCCGGCTTGCCCGGGTGGTCTGCGCCGACCTCTCCGAGATCGGGGAGGAGGGAGCGCTCGCGGTCGCCTCCGCGTTCTGGAACCGGCAGCGCACGATGATCCAAACGGCAGTTGCACGCGCACAGGAAGAGAGCGGTGCGTCCCGGGTCATCGTAGCCGGGATCGGGGCCGGGATCTTTGCAAAAGCGTGCAGCGGGACCGATCTGAACGCAGCGCTCGGGCCCTCAGCCGATGCGCTTCCCGCGTATGCAGTCCGCGAGGTGGCGGTACGGAACCCTGGAAACTAA
- a CDS encoding molybdopterin oxidoreductase family protein: MEFTYVPSTCPYCGTGCGINLVVKEGKVVGISPWHRNPVNEGKVCIRGNRSYEFVNHPGRLTTPLIKKDGKFVEASWEDAYKEIAAKLKGVKPEEIGCVASARTCNEDNFVFKNFAANVLKTANIDYCGRRCNADAVKGLADAFGIGAMTNSIADLTQAKVVLVVGANPLEENPLSGRAIIQAKKNGAKIIVVDAKKNATARLADLYVQATPGTEVAFMMGLANAIIAAGKENKDFIAKKTAGFDKCKAAVAACSPAATAAACGIDEAVVKQAAELYTAAAPAAVVTSAGAVSGDLVRACANLQLLTGNAGVAGSGVAFLRGKANAQGAMDVGCVPQANGLAVPAMIEAAAAGKLKAMYIMGENLAAYGASVYDALDKLDFLVVQDLFMTETAEKASIVLPSAAFAERDGTQTSSERRVQKVRKAVEPAGSSKADWQIVCDLAKAMGHEKDFAYKDAEAIFTEIAKAVPAYAGITYAALEKPEAIQWPAAGGKFGTAFLFADKFATKDGKGVFAAVDYKAPEAAGGEFPFAVEGQWPMGTLSLHTAEILREFAEPTAVINKADAKALGILDGMSVKVTAKSGASVQVRARVIPDMKKGVIAVPGMHGAATAKIEKIVGGV; encoded by the coding sequence ATGGAATTTACCTATGTACCAAGCACCTGTCCCTACTGCGGGACCGGCTGCGGCATCAACCTTGTCGTAAAAGAAGGCAAGGTTGTCGGGATCTCACCCTGGCACCGCAACCCGGTCAACGAGGGGAAGGTCTGTATCCGCGGGAACCGTTCCTATGAATTCGTCAACCACCCGGGCCGGCTCACCACCCCGCTCATCAAGAAAGACGGGAAGTTTGTCGAGGCCAGCTGGGAAGACGCGTATAAGGAGATCGCAGCGAAGTTAAAGGGCGTCAAGCCCGAAGAGATCGGCTGCGTTGCGTCCGCACGGACCTGCAACGAGGACAACTTTGTCTTCAAGAACTTTGCAGCAAACGTGCTCAAGACCGCAAACATCGACTACTGCGGCCGGCGCTGCAATGCCGACGCGGTCAAGGGCCTTGCCGATGCATTCGGCATCGGTGCAATGACCAACTCCATTGCCGACCTCACCCAGGCAAAGGTCGTCCTTGTCGTGGGCGCTAACCCGCTCGAAGAGAACCCGCTTTCCGGGCGCGCAATCATCCAGGCAAAGAAGAACGGTGCGAAGATCATCGTTGTCGATGCAAAGAAGAACGCGACCGCTCGGCTCGCCGACCTCTATGTCCAGGCAACCCCGGGCACCGAAGTCGCCTTCATGATGGGCCTTGCAAACGCAATCATCGCGGCCGGCAAAGAGAACAAGGATTTCATTGCAAAGAAGACCGCCGGCTTTGACAAGTGCAAGGCAGCGGTTGCAGCATGCAGCCCTGCCGCCACCGCAGCAGCCTGCGGTATTGACGAGGCAGTCGTCAAGCAGGCAGCCGAGCTCTACACGGCAGCCGCCCCGGCAGCAGTCGTCACCTCGGCAGGCGCCGTCTCCGGCGACCTGGTGCGTGCATGTGCAAACCTCCAGCTCCTCACCGGCAATGCCGGTGTTGCAGGCTCGGGTGTCGCATTCCTGCGCGGAAAGGCAAACGCCCAGGGAGCAATGGATGTCGGCTGCGTCCCGCAGGCAAACGGCCTTGCCGTCCCCGCCATGATCGAAGCAGCGGCAGCCGGTAAGCTCAAGGCAATGTACATCATGGGCGAGAATCTCGCCGCATACGGTGCATCGGTCTATGATGCCCTCGACAAACTTGACTTCCTTGTGGTCCAGGACCTTTTCATGACCGAGACCGCAGAGAAGGCATCGATCGTCCTCCCCTCGGCAGCATTTGCCGAGCGCGACGGCACCCAGACCAGCAGCGAACGCCGTGTCCAGAAAGTCAGAAAGGCAGTCGAACCGGCCGGGAGCAGCAAGGCAGACTGGCAGATCGTCTGCGACCTTGCAAAGGCCATGGGCCACGAGAAGGACTTCGCGTACAAGGACGCCGAAGCAATCTTTACCGAGATCGCAAAGGCAGTTCCCGCGTATGCAGGCATCACCTACGCAGCCCTCGAAAAGCCCGAGGCCATCCAGTGGCCGGCAGCCGGTGGAAAGTTCGGCACGGCATTCCTCTTTGCCGACAAGTTTGCCACAAAGGACGGCAAGGGTGTCTTTGCCGCAGTAGATTACAAGGCTCCCGAGGCAGCCGGCGGCGAATTCCCGTTCGCAGTCGAGGGCCAGTGGCCGATGGGCACGCTCTCCCTGCACACCGCAGAGATCCTCCGCGAGTTTGCCGAACCGACCGCCGTAATCAACAAGGCTGACGCTAAAGCCCTCGGCATCCTTGACGGCATGAGCGTGAAGGTCACCGCAAAGTCCGGTGCCTCCGTGCAGGTCAGGGCCCGCGTGATCCCCGACATGAAGAAGGGCGTTATCGCCGTTCCGGGCATGCACGGTGCGGCAACTGCCAAGATCGAGAAGATCGTAGGAGGGGTCTAA
- a CDS encoding Coenzyme F420 hydrogenase/dehydrogenase, beta subunit C-terminal domain — MTKKGDMLYAWTNDAEIQKKAELGGAVTTLWKYALESKAVDGVLVIAKGKDLYDAKPTLVTKPEDLAKTAGSLHCGTVLLPKLIKKYFNGAKDMKIGVTVKGCDAMAFYELAKRKQINLDNIYMIGVNCGGSVSPVLARRMIADKYGVDPDNVHKEEIDKGQFIIEYEGGHKGISVDELEEHGYGRRPNCRRCKMKIPRQADLACGNWGVIGPRAGKATFVEVCSEKGAALVDGAVKKGILATEAPNPKGLEIRGKVEGAMFKLGDKCRAADFASLGEGKDRLKKIMEETSRCIKCYSCISACPICYCVDCTTKNPVYVRSGEVPPDFMFHLIRFAHIADSCVNCGQCQELCPAEIPNALFMHAQQVEIEKMFGHVPGRDMELPIHAFVEERAERARLANTGSDMIYENVFNPVPKK, encoded by the coding sequence ATGACAAAGAAAGGCGATATGCTCTACGCGTGGACCAACGATGCAGAGATCCAGAAGAAAGCCGAGCTCGGTGGCGCGGTCACTACGCTCTGGAAATATGCCTTAGAGTCAAAGGCAGTCGACGGCGTCCTTGTCATCGCAAAGGGAAAAGACCTCTACGATGCAAAGCCGACGCTTGTCACCAAGCCCGAAGACCTTGCAAAGACTGCCGGGTCGCTCCACTGCGGTACCGTCCTCCTGCCCAAGCTCATCAAGAAGTATTTCAACGGCGCAAAGGACATGAAGATCGGTGTCACCGTCAAGGGCTGCGATGCCATGGCATTCTACGAACTTGCCAAGCGCAAGCAGATCAACCTCGACAACATCTACATGATCGGTGTCAACTGCGGTGGGTCGGTCAGCCCGGTCCTTGCCCGCAGGATGATTGCCGACAAGTACGGCGTTGACCCGGACAATGTCCACAAGGAAGAGATCGACAAGGGCCAGTTCATTATCGAGTACGAAGGCGGACACAAGGGAATCTCCGTGGACGAACTCGAAGAGCACGGCTACGGCCGCCGGCCCAACTGCCGCCGCTGCAAGATGAAGATCCCGCGCCAGGCAGATCTCGCCTGCGGTAACTGGGGTGTTATCGGCCCCCGCGCCGGAAAGGCAACCTTTGTCGAAGTCTGCTCCGAGAAGGGAGCGGCACTCGTTGACGGTGCAGTGAAAAAAGGCATCCTCGCCACGGAAGCTCCGAACCCGAAGGGTCTTGAGATCCGCGGAAAAGTCGAAGGCGCCATGTTCAAGCTCGGCGACAAGTGCCGGGCTGCGGACTTTGCAAGCCTCGGTGAGGGCAAGGACCGGTTAAAGAAGATCATGGAAGAGACGAGCCGCTGCATCAAGTGCTACTCGTGTATCTCTGCCTGCCCGATCTGCTACTGTGTCGACTGCACCACGAAAAACCCGGTCTATGTAAGATCCGGGGAAGTCCCGCCGGACTTCATGTTCCACCTCATCCGCTTTGCCCACATTGCGGACTCCTGTGTGAACTGCGGCCAGTGCCAGGAACTCTGCCCCGCGGAGATCCCCAACGCCCTCTTCATGCACGCACAGCAGGTCGAGATCGAGAAGATGTTCGGCCATGTGCCGGGCCGGGACATGGAACTGCCGATCCACGCGTTCGTGGAAGAGCGTGCAGAACGCGCCCGTCTCGCAAACACCGGCAGCGACATGATCTACGAGAACGTGTTCAACCCGGTCCCGAAGAAATAA
- a CDS encoding PAS domain-containing protein, whose translation MTGYEENPATPSDPGIQAVIRAINETFRTGTVPADLPLLPDEETREELAVLLADLAATQEFGQSLARGDLSRDLAVKGRTAGCLKALQSNLRHLTWQVGQVAEGDLTQHVDFMGEFSASFAAMMESLQKARAGRDQEEMALKEREKRYRDMFEINNAVMFLVDPETRQIVDANAAACRYYGYTLEEMQHLLITQINIQDPKKTSESMRQATKSPGAVFRFQHRKKDGEIRDVRVFSGTIFFGGRRLLHSIVQDVTEEMRAVSALAESEKRYRDMFEINNAVMFLVDPETRQIVDANAAACRYYGYTLEEMQHLLITQINIQDPEKTSESMRQATKSPGAVFQFQHKKKDGGIRDVRVFSGTIFFGGRRLLHSIVQDVTEEMRAVSALAESEKRYRDLVENLSEVIVSLDLSGKFTYVSPVGYRLYGYPAETLVGEQFLKFVHPEDQARVAGIFGQELSGSYLADEFRILVPDGSTRWISVSPRPLEQGGRITSFNYVLADITDRKKMEDALQQTNRKLNLLSSITRHDIKNQLLGLTTYLELSKNYLHDTARLADYIAREEKAANAIGRQIEFTKEYENLGITAPVWQSAAASVKDALPDLPVGKLTIRVDLGKVEIYADPLLGKVFYNLIDNALRYGGQTMTAIDISGKETGTGLVIRVEDDGNGISSADKKRLFERGFGHNTGLGLFLSREILSITGISITETGEPGKGARFEIAVPEGGYRYGDAH comes from the coding sequence ATGACCGGATACGAAGAAAATCCCGCCACACCCTCCGACCCCGGGATCCAGGCGGTTATCCGGGCAATAAACGAGACGTTCCGGACCGGCACGGTACCCGCAGACCTGCCGTTGCTGCCCGATGAAGAGACCCGAGAGGAGCTTGCCGTACTTCTTGCCGATCTTGCCGCAACCCAGGAGTTTGGCCAGTCCCTGGCCCGGGGCGACCTTTCCCGGGATCTTGCCGTAAAAGGCCGTACGGCCGGCTGCCTCAAGGCCCTGCAGTCCAACCTCCGGCACCTGACCTGGCAGGTCGGACAGGTAGCGGAAGGAGATCTTACCCAGCATGTCGATTTCATGGGTGAGTTCTCCGCGTCCTTTGCCGCGATGATGGAATCCCTTCAGAAAGCCCGGGCCGGCCGCGACCAGGAGGAAATGGCTCTCAAAGAGAGGGAGAAACGGTACCGCGACATGTTCGAGATCAACAATGCCGTGATGTTCCTGGTCGATCCGGAGACCCGGCAGATCGTTGATGCAAACGCAGCGGCCTGCAGGTATTATGGCTACACGCTCGAAGAGATGCAGCACCTGCTCATCACGCAGATCAATATCCAGGACCCAAAGAAAACATCCGAATCCATGCGCCAGGCAACAAAAAGCCCCGGGGCCGTGTTCCGGTTTCAGCACAGAAAAAAAGATGGTGAGATCCGGGACGTCCGTGTCTTCAGCGGCACCATCTTCTTTGGAGGCCGCAGATTGTTGCACTCTATTGTCCAGGATGTGACCGAAGAGATGCGGGCCGTATCGGCACTCGCCGAGAGCGAGAAGCGGTACCGCGACATGTTCGAGATCAACAATGCCGTGATGTTCCTGGTCGATCCGGAGACCCGGCAGATCGTTGATGCAAACGCAGCGGCCTGCAGGTATTATGGCTACACCCTCGAAGAGATGCAGCACCTGCTCATCACGCAGATCAATATCCAGGACCCGGAGAAAACGTCCGAATCCATGCGCCAGGCAACAAAAAGCCCCGGGGCCGTGTTCCAGTTTCAGCACAAGAAAAAGGATGGCGGGATCCGGGACGTCCGTGTCTTCAGCGGCACCATCTTCTTTGGAGGCCGCAGACTATTGCACTCTATTGTCCAGGATGTGACCGAAGAGATGCGGGCCGTATCGGCACTCGCCGAGAGCGAGAAGCGGTACCGCGATCTGGTAGAGAACCTAAGCGAGGTGATAGTCTCCCTTGACCTGTCGGGGAAATTTACCTATGTGAGCCCGGTCGGGTACCGGCTGTACGGGTATCCGGCAGAAACCCTGGTCGGGGAGCAGTTCCTGAAGTTCGTCCACCCGGAAGACCAGGCCCGCGTTGCCGGCATCTTCGGGCAAGAGTTATCCGGGAGTTACCTGGCTGACGAATTCAGGATCCTTGTCCCGGACGGCTCGACCCGGTGGATCAGCGTATCGCCGCGTCCCCTGGAACAGGGCGGCCGTATTACCAGTTTCAATTACGTGCTGGCCGACATCACGGACCGGAAAAAAATGGAAGATGCCCTGCAACAGACCAACCGGAAACTCAACCTCCTCTCCAGTATCACCCGGCACGATATCAAGAACCAGCTGCTCGGCTTAACAACCTATTTAGAGCTCTCAAAAAATTACCTCCACGATACAGCCAGGCTCGCGGATTATATTGCCCGGGAGGAAAAAGCGGCAAATGCAATCGGACGCCAGATCGAGTTTACCAAGGAATACGAGAACCTGGGAATCACGGCCCCGGTCTGGCAGAGCGCAGCTGCGAGCGTGAAGGATGCATTGCCCGATCTGCCGGTCGGGAAACTTACGATCCGCGTGGATCTCGGGAAGGTCGAGATCTATGCCGATCCGCTGCTTGGAAAAGTATTCTACAACCTGATCGATAACGCCCTCAGGTACGGCGGACAGACGATGACCGCGATCGATATCTCCGGTAAAGAAACCGGGACCGGTCTGGTGATCCGGGTCGAAGACGATGGGAACGGGATCTCTTCTGCGGACAAAAAACGCCTGTTCGAGCGGGGCTTTGGGCACAACACGGGCCTCGGGCTGTTCCTCTCCCGCGAGATCCTCTCGATTACGGGAATTTCGATCACGGAGACCGGGGAGCCGGGGAAGGGGGCCCGGTTCGAGATCGCGGTGCCGGAGGGCGGGTACCGGTATGGGGATGCACACTAA
- a CDS encoding TMEM175 family protein: MPEPASCTGSLIPKDRVTTLVDAIYAFSMTLLVTTIDVPSKYEHVKVAAPVQAIINSILPDLIHYFIAFTILAILWYFHHQQFRHLAGLNRTLLVTTMISLSFVCLLPFSTNIAGDYPYDVLGAIIFELDIFVIGLVTLVQWYYLRKRSAVLVPGLEPDRIEREIVWSWVFPLLSILGIAIALAGLNWSPGVYFLAPLIMAYLYRKAEV, from the coding sequence ATGCCAGAACCTGCATCCTGTACCGGCTCGCTCATCCCCAAGGACCGGGTCACCACTCTCGTAGATGCCATCTACGCATTCTCCATGACCCTGCTCGTGACCACCATCGATGTCCCAAGCAAGTACGAACATGTCAAGGTAGCGGCCCCGGTCCAGGCGATCATTAACAGCATCCTCCCCGATCTTATCCATTATTTTATCGCATTTACGATCCTTGCCATCCTCTGGTACTTCCATCACCAGCAGTTCCGGCACCTTGCCGGCCTGAACCGGACCCTGCTTGTCACCACGATGATCTCGCTTTCCTTTGTCTGCCTGCTCCCGTTCTCCACCAATATTGCCGGGGACTACCCGTACGATGTGCTCGGCGCAATCATCTTCGAGCTCGATATTTTCGTGATCGGTCTTGTCACGCTCGTGCAGTGGTATTACTTACGGAAACGCAGTGCGGTCCTGGTACCCGGCCTTGAACCCGACCGGATCGAACGCGAGATCGTCTGGAGCTGGGTCTTCCCGCTGCTCTCCATTCTCGGGATCGCCATTGCACTCGCTGGTCTCAACTGGAGCCCCGGGGTCTATTTCCTTGCTCCCCTGATCATGGCATATCTCTACCGGAAGGCTGAGGTCTGA